Below is a genomic region from Dyella terrae.
CTGCTTTTACTGTTCACTGTTCACCGTTTACAGCCCGCGCCAGCGGGCGACTTCACAGCGAACGTAGTGAGCGACCCCACCAAAAAAAACGGGCCGCTTCGCGCGGCCCGACGGGGAGATACCAGCTGTTTTTGGTGTCGGGCCCACGTCCTGGGGCCCGACACACTTTGTGATGGAAAGCCTTTCGCTTACAGCGAGAAGTCGTAACGCGCACCCAGGCGAACGTAACGCGGATCCTGGAACGAACGCGGGCGGAAGCAGTTGATGACGGTGGTACCGGAGGCGTTTTCGCAGCTCTGGAACAGCTGCGTCACGGTCTGGTGGCCGAGCAGGTTGAAGATGTCCGCCGTGAACGTGAACTTGTGATCCAGGAAGGCCGGGATCCAGGCTGCACTCAGGTTGATGTTGTAGGTCCAGGGATTGCGACCGTACGAACCACGCGGGGCGGGCTTGCCGTTGCACCAGAAGTACGCCGCACCGTAACCCACCGGGTCACCACCGGCCGAGAGCGGACGTGCACCGATACAGCTGATCGGGGTGCCGGAGGTGATGCGCGTCACCGTGGAGAAGCGCCACTCTTCGGTCGGCTGGTACACGCCCAGGATGCGCAACTGGTGCGTCTGGTCGTTGGCCAGCGGGCCGTTGGTGTTCTCCATCAGCTCAGGCGCATCCCAGCTTTCCGTCGTGGACACGTCGGCCTGCACGATGTCGGAGTCGAGCTGACCTTCCGAGTTGCCGTAGCTGCGCGAGAAGGTGTACTCGAACTTGCCGTACCACTTGTCGCTGAACTGATGCTCGGCATAGAAGTCGATCATGTAGTACTGGCGCTTGGCCTTCGGCTCGCCGATTTCACGTGCGGTCAGCGGGACGCTCAGGTACTGGCCCGGTGCCGGCGACAGCGTGAAGGTGGCGCCATTGCCCGGGTTGTACAGCCAGCAACCGGTACTGGCGGCGAGGCCGGCGGCGACCTGGTCGTGCAGGCCGTTCGCATCGCCCCATGCCTGCAGCGGACGGGAGTCGCAGGTATCGTCGATCAGGTTGCGCAGGACGCGGTACATCGTCTTGACGCCGACGGTCCAGTTGTTCGCCAGCTGCTTGTCGGCACCGAGGATGAACTCATCCTGGTAGTAGGTCTTGAGGTTCTGGACCGAAACCGTCTTCGCATCCGGCGGCGTACCGTTGGCACCGTTGTTGTAGAACGTCTGCGAGTACGGAGCGCCCGTGCTGATGCCCGTCGGCACACCCGTGGTCGGGTCGATGCCGGTGAAGCTGTAGTAGTTGGACGGGAAGGTCGACGGACCGGCACCACGCACGGCCACCGAGGTCGGCAGACCCAGGTGGTAACGACCGGCGTTGCCGTACACCTTCAGCGAGCTGTCACCGTAGACGTCCCAGGAGAAGCCCAGGCGCGGATCGAGCTGGTTGCGCTCCTTGGCATACGCCTGGCCGACACCGTTGTAGTTGGTGAACTGCTCATTGCGCAGGCCGATGATCGCGATCCAGCGGTCGGTGATCTGCCAGGTGTCTTCAATGTACTGCGAGCGCTGTGCCGTGCGAGCCGAGGTACCCGTGCTCAGGCCGGTCGATTCGACGTAGTAACCGTTCGCGAAGTCAGCCGGGTTGTAGAGGTTCGGATTCAGGCCCAGGTTGATCAGGCGGTTGACGATGGCCGAGCCATCACCCACGTCGAAGTAGCGATACTGCGTGCCGGCCACCGGTGCGGAACCCCACGTCGCGCGCAGCGAGTAGTTATCCATACCCAGCTTGATGCTGTGGCTGGCAATGCGGTAGTCGATGTTGAAACTCCAGCCGGAGGTGCTGTCCTTCGAGCCAGGCATCAGGGTGGTGGTGTTACCGAACTGGCAGCTCGGCGCCGGGTTGGTGGCGGCGATCGCGCGGTTGTCGACGATGGACGGGCAGGGCGTGCCGCCCAGGCCGGTGATCGTCTGCACGTGATCCGAGTTGCTCTTGCCGTACATCGCGTTGATGGTCAGGTCATCGGTGATGTAACCGGTGTAACGACCGATGTAGACATTACCGCCGGGCGTCGCGTTGGTCTGCGTGCCGTTGTAGTTCTTCGTGTACTGGTGACCAAGGTAACCCATGGTCTGCATGGTGTTGTAGTTGTACTGGTAGATCTGCGAATCCGTCTGCTCGTTATCACCCGTGGCGGTGAATTCGAGGATGTGGTTATCGGTGATGTTCCAGTTGAACTTGTACAGATAACGGGTCGTCTTGTTCGTGTCGTTCTGGATCGTCGAGCCGGCGGTCTTGGGCGTCCACGCGGTATCGGTCGAACGGATCCAGTCGGCGGCGGCGAAGAAGAACAACTTGTCCTTGATC
It encodes:
- a CDS encoding TonB-dependent receptor, which gives rise to MNFNNANRSGRIAPQRSRLALAVGLCLTLASGITLAQSNATGTIFGQAEPGETIHIENSQTGFKRDLTTDSAGRYRAPSLPIGVYTVSLLKDGKQVDSRTGVQTSISSGTEVSFNISPAANATNLGAVQVVGNALPAIDVSSVDSRAVINADQLAKLPIARQSISSIALLAPGTTPAARGYGNALSFGGSSASENAYYVNGFSITNPLTGVSSRQLPYDAIDQTQVLIGGYGAEYGRSTGGVINVVTKSGTNTWKGDLQVLWAPEQLAQTPRSVYLRNGTLYQRGNGFAGDDRNELQYSGSIGGPLIKDKLFFFAAADWIRSTDTAWTPKTAGSTIQNDTNKTTRYLYKFNWNITDNHILEFTATGDNEQTDSQIYQYNYNTMQTMGYLGHQYTKNYNGTQTNATPGGNVYIGRYTGYITDDLTINAMYGKSNSDHVQTITGLGGTPCPSIVDNRAIAATNPAPSCQFGNTTTLMPGSKDSTSGWSFNIDYRIASHSIKLGMDNYSLRATWGSAPVAGTQYRYFDVGDGSAIVNRLINLGLNPNLYNPADFANGYYVESTGLSTGTSARTAQRSQYIEDTWQITDRWIAIIGLRNEQFTNYNGVGQAYAKERNQLDPRLGFSWDVYGDSSLKVYGNAGRYHLGLPTSVAVRGAGPSTFPSNYYSFTGIDPTTGVPTGISTGAPYSQTFYNNGANGTPPDAKTVSVQNLKTYYQDEFILGADKQLANNWTVGVKTMYRVLRNLIDDTCDSRPLQAWGDANGLHDQVAAGLAASTGCWLYNPGNGATFTLSPAPGQYLSVPLTAREIGEPKAKRQYYMIDFYAEHQFSDKWYGKFEYTFSRSYGNSEGQLDSDIVQADVSTTESWDAPELMENTNGPLANDQTHQLRILGVYQPTEEWRFSTVTRITSGTPISCIGARPLSAGGDPVGYGAAYFWCNGKPAPRGSYGRNPWTYNINLSAAWIPAFLDHKFTFTADIFNLLGHQTVTQLFQSCENASGTTVINCFRPRSFQDPRYVRLGARYDFSL